The following are from one region of the Tachysurus fulvidraco isolate hzauxx_2018 chromosome 15, HZAU_PFXX_2.0, whole genome shotgun sequence genome:
- the LOC113659191 gene encoding F-box/LRR-repeat protein 12 → MATVTTYTLDYFPENILIEILSYLTVQELVRNARVCKRWRALIKDQRLWRTVDISTWKRVTSRVLWTLLRQYLGRGVCFLHLRGLLQSSRGGSFLSEPWLQTLSSKCPRLRRLTLTHTDLRGLHSCSLLPPSLQVLELRSCELPPGFFTQGPLKPIQTDQNGSGKKSQTSSSSVVIEELILDNVPSFTDQHLMSLSSWERLWRLELRDVLRVTVAGLKGCAPPGPHALTRLTHLELEGFSRQQMAALGLADGWAGLERLTLGGREVAPGLLCLNRLVGLRWLRLRGCRLTETLVLRSCGTLKELRVLEFLQVDFATEPERKDSERDKRNENDPIPALRQALSNLLPKCNVMFTQCNVIVGAD, encoded by the exons ATGGCCACTGTGACAACTTACACTCtggattattttcctgaaaatattttaattgaaattttatCCTACTTAACTGTCCAAGAACTCGTTCGCAATGcaag agtgtgtaagCGGTGGAGAGCTTTAATAAAAGACCAGAGACTATGGAGAACAGTGGACATTTCCACGTGGAAAAGG GTGACCTCACGGGTGCTCTGGACGTTACTGCGGCAGTATCTGGGACGTGGTGTATGTTTTCTACACCTGCGTGGGTTGCTGCAGAGTTCACGTGGAGGATCGTTCCTCTCTGAGCCATGGCTGCAGACTCTGAGCTCCAAATGCCCTCGACTCCGCCGActaactctcactcacacagacctgCGTGGCCTGCACAGCTGCTCCTTATTACCTCCTAGCTTACAG GTGCTAGAACTGCGCAGCTGCGAACTCCCACCTGGGTTTTTTACCCAGGGTCCATTGAAGCCAATACAAACAGACCAAAATGGCTCAGGGAAAAAATCTCAGACCTCTTCCTCTAGCGTTGTTATTGAAGAACTTATTCTGGACAACGTGCCATCATTCACAGACCAGCACTTAATGAGTCTGAGCTCGTGGGAGCGTCTTTGGCGTCTGGAGTTGCGCGATGTGCTGCGTGTGACTGTGGCAGGACTGAAGGGCTGCGCTCCACCTGGCCCACATGCTCTAACACGCCTCACACACCTGGAGCTGGAGGGGTTTAGTCGGCAGCAGATGGCAGCGCTGGGTCTGGCTGATGGTTGGGCTGGGCTGGAAAGGCTAACGCTTGGTGGGCGAGAGGTTGCTCCTGGTCTTCTTTGCCTCAACCGATTGGTCGGGCTGCGCTGGCTGAGGCTGCGTGGCTGCAGACTCACCGAGACGTTGGTGCTGCGTAGCTGTGGAACGCTGAAAGAACTGCGTGTCCTTGAGTTCCTGCAGGTGGACTTTGCAACGGAGCCTGAAAGAAAAGACAGCGAAAGGGATAAAAGGAATGAAAATGACCCGATACCTGCACTCAGACAAGCACTGTCTAACCTGCTGCCCAAATGCAATGTGATGTTCACACAGTGTAATGTTATAGTTGGTGCAGACTGA
- the tmem107 gene encoding transmembrane protein 107, translated as MSVINSLVPARFLILTAHLVMVITIFWSRENNVRSCLPLVFTEEQYTTEDNRLVIALSVTLCLFAIELFGFFSGVSMFNGNQGVLSMACHCSASVALSFFVTQQWECWVYWIIFAFCSVIPALCELALIIAVFGLKKKPM; from the exons atGTCAGTGATTAACAGCCTCGTCCCAGCTCGGTTTCTCATCCTCACCGCTCACCTTGTCATGGTCATCACCATCTTCTGGTCcagg GAAAACAATGTTAGATCATGCTTACCGCTGGTCTTCACCGAGGAGCAGTACACAACTGAGGACAACCg gtTGGTTATCGCTCTATCAGTAACTCTGTGTCTATTTGCCATTGAACTGTTTGGATTCTTCTCCGGTGTCTCGATGTTCAACGGTAACCAAGGAGTGCTGT CTATGGCGTGTCACTGCAGCGCATCCGTCGCTCTGTCCTTCTTTGTCACCCAGCAGTGGGAATGTTGGGTTTACTGGATAATCTTCGCGTTCTGCAG tGTCATTCCTGCCCTGTGTGAGCTGGCACTGATCATCGCTGTGTTCGGACTAAAGAAAAAGCCGATGTGA
- the aurkb gene encoding aurora kinase B isoform X1, protein MLSCRGSKLANQPAGGSDNKENREPRNLLTQTVRPFRDEMNLGAVMGTGPGRVPVKPSSQKKFSIDDFDIGRPLGKGKFGNVYLAREKKLKVIVALKVLFKSQMEKEGVEHQLRREIEIQSHLRHPNILRFYNYFHDSSRVFLVLEYAPRGEMYKELQRCGRFNDQRTATFMEEVADALQYCHEKKVIHRDIKPENLLLGFRGELKIADFGWSVHAPSLRRRTMCGTLDYLPPEMIEGHSHDEKVDLWCIGVLCYECLVGNPPFETASHSETYKRITKVDLQFPRVVSEGARDLISKLLRHSPSMRLPLKSVMEHPWVKTNSRRVLPPVCQPKPTPSH, encoded by the exons ATGCTCTCGTGCCGAGGAAGCAAGTTAGCCAATCAACCGGCAGGAGGAAGTGAT AACAAGGAGAACCGTGAACCCAGAAACCTCCTCACACAG acaGTCAGACCGTTCAGAGACGAGATGAACCTTGGAGCTGTCATGG GCACCGGTCCTGGCCGAGTCCCAGTGAAGCCCAGCTCACAGAA GAAGTTCTCAATTGATGACTTTGATATTGGTCGACCCCTGGGAAAAGGCAAGTTTGGGAACGTGTATTTAGCACGAGAAAAGAAGCTGAAGGTCATTGTGGCGCTGAAGGTGCTCTTTAAATCCCAAATGGAAAAGGAAGGAGTGGAACATCAACTCAGGAGAGAGATCGAAATCCAATCTCACCTCAG ACATCCGAACATCCTGCGCTTTTATAACTACTTCCACGACTCGTCACGCGTGTTCCTGGTTCTGGAGTATGCACCACGGGGAGAGATGTACAAAGAGCTCCAGCGCTGTGGCCGCTTTAATGATCAGCGCACAGCCACG tttatgGAGGAAGTTGCAGATGCTCTTCAATACTGTCATGAAAAGAAAGTGATCCACCGTGATATTAAGCCTGAGAATCTGCTGCTGGGCTTCAGAGGAGAGCTTAAGATTGCGGACTTCGGCTGGTCTGTTCATGCACCGTCGCTACG ACGGCGCACCATGTGTGGCACTCTGGATTATCTTCCTCCTGAGATGATTGAAGGGCATTCACATGACGAGAAGGTGGATCTGTGGTGCATCGGTGTGCTGTGTTACGAGTGTTTGGTGGGAAATCCACCCTTTGAGACAGCCAGCCATTCGGAAACATATAAACGCATCACAAAG GTGGATCTGCAGTTTCCCAGAGTGGTTTCAGAAGGTGCTCGTGATCTGATCTCAAAGCTGCTGAGACACAGCCCCTCCATGCGTCTGCCTCTGAAGAGCGTTATGGAGCACCCATGGGTGAAGACCAACTCCCGCAGAGTTCTGCCCCCAGTCTGTCAGCCCAAACCCACTCCTTCACACTAG
- the aurkb gene encoding aurora kinase B isoform X2 has product MQNKENREPRNLLTQTVRPFRDEMNLGAVMGTGPGRVPVKPSSQKKFSIDDFDIGRPLGKGKFGNVYLAREKKLKVIVALKVLFKSQMEKEGVEHQLRREIEIQSHLRHPNILRFYNYFHDSSRVFLVLEYAPRGEMYKELQRCGRFNDQRTATFMEEVADALQYCHEKKVIHRDIKPENLLLGFRGELKIADFGWSVHAPSLRRRTMCGTLDYLPPEMIEGHSHDEKVDLWCIGVLCYECLVGNPPFETASHSETYKRITKVDLQFPRVVSEGARDLISKLLRHSPSMRLPLKSVMEHPWVKTNSRRVLPPVCQPKPTPSH; this is encoded by the exons ATGCAG AACAAGGAGAACCGTGAACCCAGAAACCTCCTCACACAG acaGTCAGACCGTTCAGAGACGAGATGAACCTTGGAGCTGTCATGG GCACCGGTCCTGGCCGAGTCCCAGTGAAGCCCAGCTCACAGAA GAAGTTCTCAATTGATGACTTTGATATTGGTCGACCCCTGGGAAAAGGCAAGTTTGGGAACGTGTATTTAGCACGAGAAAAGAAGCTGAAGGTCATTGTGGCGCTGAAGGTGCTCTTTAAATCCCAAATGGAAAAGGAAGGAGTGGAACATCAACTCAGGAGAGAGATCGAAATCCAATCTCACCTCAG ACATCCGAACATCCTGCGCTTTTATAACTACTTCCACGACTCGTCACGCGTGTTCCTGGTTCTGGAGTATGCACCACGGGGAGAGATGTACAAAGAGCTCCAGCGCTGTGGCCGCTTTAATGATCAGCGCACAGCCACG tttatgGAGGAAGTTGCAGATGCTCTTCAATACTGTCATGAAAAGAAAGTGATCCACCGTGATATTAAGCCTGAGAATCTGCTGCTGGGCTTCAGAGGAGAGCTTAAGATTGCGGACTTCGGCTGGTCTGTTCATGCACCGTCGCTACG ACGGCGCACCATGTGTGGCACTCTGGATTATCTTCCTCCTGAGATGATTGAAGGGCATTCACATGACGAGAAGGTGGATCTGTGGTGCATCGGTGTGCTGTGTTACGAGTGTTTGGTGGGAAATCCACCCTTTGAGACAGCCAGCCATTCGGAAACATATAAACGCATCACAAAG GTGGATCTGCAGTTTCCCAGAGTGGTTTCAGAAGGTGCTCGTGATCTGATCTCAAAGCTGCTGAGACACAGCCCCTCCATGCGTCTGCCTCTGAAGAGCGTTATGGAGCACCCATGGGTGAAGACCAACTCCCGCAGAGTTCTGCCCCCAGTCTGTCAGCCCAAACCCACTCCTTCACACTAG
- the aurkb gene encoding aurora kinase B isoform X3: protein MQTVRPFRDEMNLGAVMGTGPGRVPVKPSSQKKFSIDDFDIGRPLGKGKFGNVYLAREKKLKVIVALKVLFKSQMEKEGVEHQLRREIEIQSHLRHPNILRFYNYFHDSSRVFLVLEYAPRGEMYKELQRCGRFNDQRTATFMEEVADALQYCHEKKVIHRDIKPENLLLGFRGELKIADFGWSVHAPSLRRRTMCGTLDYLPPEMIEGHSHDEKVDLWCIGVLCYECLVGNPPFETASHSETYKRITKVDLQFPRVVSEGARDLISKLLRHSPSMRLPLKSVMEHPWVKTNSRRVLPPVCQPKPTPSH, encoded by the exons ATGCAG acaGTCAGACCGTTCAGAGACGAGATGAACCTTGGAGCTGTCATGG GCACCGGTCCTGGCCGAGTCCCAGTGAAGCCCAGCTCACAGAA GAAGTTCTCAATTGATGACTTTGATATTGGTCGACCCCTGGGAAAAGGCAAGTTTGGGAACGTGTATTTAGCACGAGAAAAGAAGCTGAAGGTCATTGTGGCGCTGAAGGTGCTCTTTAAATCCCAAATGGAAAAGGAAGGAGTGGAACATCAACTCAGGAGAGAGATCGAAATCCAATCTCACCTCAG ACATCCGAACATCCTGCGCTTTTATAACTACTTCCACGACTCGTCACGCGTGTTCCTGGTTCTGGAGTATGCACCACGGGGAGAGATGTACAAAGAGCTCCAGCGCTGTGGCCGCTTTAATGATCAGCGCACAGCCACG tttatgGAGGAAGTTGCAGATGCTCTTCAATACTGTCATGAAAAGAAAGTGATCCACCGTGATATTAAGCCTGAGAATCTGCTGCTGGGCTTCAGAGGAGAGCTTAAGATTGCGGACTTCGGCTGGTCTGTTCATGCACCGTCGCTACG ACGGCGCACCATGTGTGGCACTCTGGATTATCTTCCTCCTGAGATGATTGAAGGGCATTCACATGACGAGAAGGTGGATCTGTGGTGCATCGGTGTGCTGTGTTACGAGTGTTTGGTGGGAAATCCACCCTTTGAGACAGCCAGCCATTCGGAAACATATAAACGCATCACAAAG GTGGATCTGCAGTTTCCCAGAGTGGTTTCAGAAGGTGCTCGTGATCTGATCTCAAAGCTGCTGAGACACAGCCCCTCCATGCGTCTGCCTCTGAAGAGCGTTATGGAGCACCCATGGGTGAAGACCAACTCCCGCAGAGTTCTGCCCCCAGTCTGTCAGCCCAAACCCACTCCTTCACACTAG